The sequence below is a genomic window from Tepidanaerobacter syntrophicus.
ACGCTTTTTTGACACCAGATCCCGCGGCGAAATAATGAGCAGGTCTACTAATGATATAGATAATATAAACCAAATTTTAAACCAAAGCATTATTCAGATATTCTCAAGCATACTTATGGTTGCAGGCTCTCTTTTTATGATGTTTTGGATAAGCCCGCTTCTTACATTTCTAAATTTGATAATTGCACCTGTTGGATTTTTACTAACAAGAAAAATAGCCGCTTTTACCCATCAACAATTTGAATTGCAGCAGGAAGCCTTAGGTGACTTAAATGGTTACATCGAAGAGACAGTAACCGGCCAAAAGGTTATAAAGGCCTTTGGCCGTGAACAAAATGTGATTGAAAGCTTTAGAGAAATTAATAAACGCTACAGATCAGCCGCTGTACGAGCCCAAATTTTGTCAGGAATAGTTCCGCCTTTAATGAATACCATGGGAAACTTAAGTTTTGCAACAGTGGCAGGCGTCGGCGGCTGGCTGGCTTTAAGGGGTATAGTAAGTGTTGGGAATATCGCAAGTCTTTTAAACTACTCAAAACAGCTTAATCGCCCCCTAAACGAGATAGCAGATCAATTTAATATGATACAATCTGCTGTGGCCGGCGCAGAACGAGTTTTTGAAATAATGGATGAATCATCAGAGACAGACGATCCCCTAGAAATATACGCCCCTGAAAACTGGGAAGGAAATGTAGTTTTCGATGATATAACATTTGGATATGAAAAAGATAAACCTGTCCTAAAAAATATAACAATACAAGCTCTGCCGGGACAAACTGTTGCACTTGTTGGCCCTACCGGAGCAGGCAAAACTACTGTGGTTAACTTGCTGATGAGATTTTATGATCCGGATTCTGGAAAAATTTGCGTAGACAACTACAACATTAGGCAAGTAAAAAAGGACAATATCCGAAAGGCTTCCAGCATGGTATTACAAGATACGCATTTATTTTCAGATACAGTAATGGAAAATATTCGTTATGGCCGCTTAGATGCCACAGATGAAGAAGTAATAAAGGCTGCCCAGATTGCAGGCGCACATTCCTTTATATCTCATTTACCTCAAGGATATAATACTCTCTTATCAAGGGATGGTGGAAATCTAAGCCAAGGACAAAGACAAATGTTAGCTATTGCGCGGGCCGCTCTTGCTAATCCCACAATTTTAATATTAGATGAAGCCACAAGTAACGTAGATACAAGAACTGAAATCAAAATTCAAAAAGCTATGAAAATTCTTATGGAAGGACGCACGAGTTTTGTAATCGCTCATAGACTCAGCACTATTCGCGATGCTGATGAAATAGTTGTAATTAATGAGGGAAGAATAGTGGAAAGGGGCACTCATGAGCAGCTAATAGAAAAGAAAGGCTTCTATTACGGCCTGTGTAAAAGCCAGCAGCACGGATACCAAATTTAAAGTTATTGTGAAATCCGGTGCTTGCAAATACATAGACAAGTGTGTTAATATGATGATACAAATTAATATTTTAGCGATGAATGAGCAAAGTAGCAGTTTTAGGTCACAGTTTCAAGAGAGCAATCCGGACGGTGGAAGGGTGCGTGCCAAAACAAGCAAATTACACTCAGGAGTTTTTTTAGCTACGCTGCAGATAATGAGGCATTTACAGTTACGGCTGAATGCGAATTAAGGTGGTACCGCGAGCTTCCTCGTCCTTAAAAGACTTGGAAGCTTTTTAATTAGACAAAATTAGGAGGAAAATTGCAACATGGAAAATGCATACGATATTTTAAAAGAGAGAGGATTTATTGAGCAAGCGACACATGAAGAAGAAATTCGCGAACTTTTGGAGCGTGAGAAAGTAGTTTTTTATGTAGGTTTTGATCCTACTGCCGACAGCTTACATGTAGGTCACCTGCTCCCGATGATGGCAATGGCTCATATGCAAAGGGCCGGACATACCCCTATAGCTTTGCTGGGAGGGGGCACTGCTATGGTGGGAGATCCATCAGGGAGAACCGATATGAGGAAAATGCTTACAAGAGAGCAAATAGATTATAATGCAAGCAGATTTAAAGAGCAGTTTAAAAGACTTTTGGATTTTTCTGATAACAAGGCTTATATGCTGAACAATGCAGATTGGCTGCTTGAGCTTAAATATATAGATTTTTTACGGGAAATCGGCAGCCACTTTTCGGTGAACAGAATGCTTGCAGCTGAGTGTTACAAGCAGAGACTGGAGAGCGGACTGACGTTTTTGGAATTTAATTATATGGTTATGCAGTCCTATGATTTTCTCTATTTATATAGAAATTATGGGTGCAAGCTGCAAATGGGCGGAAATGATCAGTGGTCTAATATTATCAGCGGAGCAGATCTTATTCGTAGGGTGGAGGGTGGTTCTGCTTATGGGATGACCTTTACACTTCTTACAACAAGCGAAGGCATAAAAATGGGCAAAACTCAGGCAGGCGCCCTATGGCTTGACCCTGAAAAGGTTTCGCCTTATGATTTCTACCAGTATTGGCGAAATGTAGATGATAGGGATGTGGAGAAATGCCTTAAACTTTTGACATTCCTCCCAATGGAAGAAATTAAGCGCCTAAGCTCCTTAGAGGGCGCAGAAATAAATAAAGCAAAGGAAGTTTTGGCTTTTGAGATAACGAGCATGATCCATGGGAAAGAAGAAGCAGAAAAAGCACAAGAAGCGGCTAGGGCTCTTTTTAAAGACGGGACCGATACATCAGCAGTTCCTTATACAGAAATAGATTCTCAAAAATTTGCAGAAGGCATGGATATAACAGAGCTTTTACTACTTACCGGCCTTGTTTCGTCAAAAAGCGAAGGGAGAAGGTTGATTCAGCAGGGAGGTATTTATATAGGAGAGAGCAGGGTTGATGATATAGGTTTA
It includes:
- a CDS encoding ABC transporter ATP-binding protein encodes the protein MVRQGGFGSPGRRHRRYTSTGDSTIKDSRKTLQRLWSYLGRQKLGLITVFLMVLASSALNLASPYLLGRGIDAMNLGKEKVDFASLKVTVFLLIGAYLLGTLTTAVQTYIMASVAQNTVRDLRRDLFAKIQTLPIRFFDTRSRGEIMSRSTNDIDNINQILNQSIIQIFSSILMVAGSLFMMFWISPLLTFLNLIIAPVGFLLTRKIAAFTHQQFELQQEALGDLNGYIEETVTGQKVIKAFGREQNVIESFREINKRYRSAAVRAQILSGIVPPLMNTMGNLSFATVAGVGGWLALRGIVSVGNIASLLNYSKQLNRPLNEIADQFNMIQSAVAGAERVFEIMDESSETDDPLEIYAPENWEGNVVFDDITFGYEKDKPVLKNITIQALPGQTVALVGPTGAGKTTVVNLLMRFYDPDSGKICVDNYNIRQVKKDNIRKASSMVLQDTHLFSDTVMENIRYGRLDATDEEVIKAAQIAGAHSFISHLPQGYNTLLSRDGGNLSQGQRQMLAIARAALANPTILILDEATSNVDTRTEIKIQKAMKILMEGRTSFVIAHRLSTIRDADEIVVINEGRIVERGTHEQLIEKKGFYYGLCKSQQHGYQI
- the tyrS gene encoding tyrosine--tRNA ligase, with the protein product MENAYDILKERGFIEQATHEEEIRELLEREKVVFYVGFDPTADSLHVGHLLPMMAMAHMQRAGHTPIALLGGGTAMVGDPSGRTDMRKMLTREQIDYNASRFKEQFKRLLDFSDNKAYMLNNADWLLELKYIDFLREIGSHFSVNRMLAAECYKQRLESGLTFLEFNYMVMQSYDFLYLYRNYGCKLQMGGNDQWSNIISGADLIRRVEGGSAYGMTFTLLTTSEGIKMGKTQAGALWLDPEKVSPYDFYQYWRNVDDRDVEKCLKLLTFLPMEEIKRLSSLEGAEINKAKEVLAFEITSMIHGKEEAEKAQEAARALFKDGTDTSAVPYTEIDSQKFAEGMDITELLLLTGLVSSKSEGRRLIQQGGIYIGESRVDDIGLKITMKDFDSDKTLLLRKGKKVYHIVKLI